In Montipora capricornis isolate CH-2021 chromosome 4, ASM3666992v2, whole genome shotgun sequence, the DNA window ttgaaaattttttaacttcctacattgattttgtttatttttggacaatgtggagataattgtaaacaaaatctgtttctgaaaagaaaagttggggtcaccgaacatctaagatcgttaaatccaagcaaagctatagcaatggccacctgccctatcattgttcattttagtacttagcgcgcgcgctcgaagCATGACGTGGCATCTGagtttgcgtgcgctgtaaggatgcgcagtagcaatgggcgcgaacgtccttaagaccaGTGGTGCAATAAAACTCCGGATTTGTCGTGTGGTTTAAATCTTCAGTAATATTCATCGTCCTCGCGTGGTAATATAGAGATTACTCTATGACAGTAAGTGTTCTTTTTGCGTTGTCAAATTTCTCTTCTCTGCGGGATTTTTATGTTACGATGACGATTCCAGCGCTGTTCTTTTGAGTTATCGTATAGGTCGGTTAAACTTGTTCCAGTTGTTTCTCGTGAAAAGGATAAAAGATTTATGAAAATAACCAATCGACACTGATTTGCAAAACACAGCTTACAGAATATatttgtatatttaacaattattcctcgagcccgaatgggctctgagtcaatagcccatgaggccgaaggccgaatgggctattgactcagaggccatgagggcgagaaaTCCCACTAGTTGGTcgaaaaaaatatcgagacaaaacatctttcgctagttaaagctagactttaattgttgttttggttttcaaagccagcgcttttcgctactagtgggctataacaaatagcctactagtagctcaaccaatcagaacgcagcattgataatagaccactaattggattttactaaattaGTATATATTGCATATATTGAAATCTTTAATGCTGAAATTACAATTGCTACCCGTATTTTTGACTATTTTCAATCATTGCAACACATTTTAACTCTTATCTCTTCGCTGAAGCTGAGTGAAATCCGCGAAACACCGATTTTATGTTATTTGGCTGTTTGACCATTTTGGGCAGTCACAGCAGTAACACAGTTACGAGGGCCAAGAAAAACGGTTTTTTGGCATAAGAAAATGTTCACTAAAAAACTCTTTATATTGTGACTATACATTATCAGGACGTTACCCACTTGAAGAGCTGGAACAGTTCCGGCAAgtatttttatttcaagtacATTTTTTGTTAATAAATTGCAAATAGAATGCACTTTTCACTGTATCGTTCGTTCTGTTTCTGGGCAACATTAATCTTCGACTTCTGAGCTTTCATTAACAATAAAAGAGAATGTGCGATCTTACCCACTTTAATTACTCGTCCTTCGTAGTATACTAAGTTTTGTAACTCATGTTTTTCAAGGTTAGCAACGATCAAATAAGGCAGAGGGGCATAGAAACCACAGTAAAGATAATTCTTTAAAGTGCTAACCTCTTTCAGTTGCTGACCATGTCAAAGTGATACTGATTTTAACTTGAACTGAATTTTTGCTATCGGATACTGTATATCGAGTTTAAATCACCTGCTGATGGCGTAAATGAGCTTTGATATTTGCTTTCAACTAATGTTTTATAACCAAACAGAGCGTAGTCGGGAAATTATAACCCGAGTACATTTCCATTCCTTTCCAAAGGCTAAGGACTTGGCCTATTTAACCCAAGCCTAGTGAGTAGGTTGCCCAAATCCATGTATTTCCAAACGTTTTTACTCAATAACCAATTTATTTTGTTACAATTTCTCGACTACGCTCTGTTTGGCCGTTATAAAGCAGTAGTTGCAAGCAAATATCAAAGCTCATTTCCGCCATCAGCAGGGGCTTTACTAAAAGGATTATTGCTTGTATTCCGGTTTCACCATGATAAAAATACACCAAGTTGATAAATGAAATTGAACCTGATTTACATCTGAATAACTTTCTGCAAATAATACCATTGACCGAAATAGgaaaacaattttaagaaatttaacGGCTTGTTTGTAACAGTGCTGATGGACCTTATGTTATCCTATAGAGCCCTTTTTCTTCTACCCGATTGTGCAAAGAAAATATGTCGCACACTTATCTTCAAACGAAATGAAATATAGGTTGATTCGACTGAAACGTTACATGAAAATCAGAAGGCAGGAGATATAGGTTTATGTTTATTGCAACAACAATGGGATGTGGCTTATAGCAATTTAAATTCAAGGAAcgtaaattaaatgaaaatgcatAGTAATTTGCGCAGCCAGATGCAAGATTTTCTCACGTTTGAAGGCTTTAAATCAGATTGATATTGCCAAAATAAAATCGATTTCTTACATTAATGACACAGAAGGTCCCACAAGGGTTTTAATAGCTGCTGGACCGGAAGAATACAACACTGGGGACAATCTTAATCCACGAGTAACATGTACGGGACCATTTAAAGAAACACACACTAATGCAATTTCCCGTTCTTTCAACAAATCGAAATAACCATCACTATCAGGCTTCGTGCACTGACATTGCCTTGGTTATCTGTACCGTCGATTCGTAATCATCATGACATGCATGTGACCTTCCCAAAGAAACAATAGAAGGATGGAAACATCTGATCAAACTAATCAAGGTATCTGATCAAGGTAGGTTTTTGCCAAAGCTAACTAGGGACAACTTTTAAAGACGAAGTTGTCGAAACTCATGGCAGTTGGAAACGCGCGCGAAGGATACGCATTTTAGAAATTCGTGCAAGGTTGAAGGATAAAAGGTCATAAAATCTGGCAATGAACATTTAACCATCGGACCTACACACTAAACTAGTTTTAGCAAAACTTCAATGCCGCCTGCAAATAACAGGCCTTAAATACGTAATCATTTTAAACCAATCTACGAAGCTGATATCCTCTTAAAACAGCCAGATTGCCCTTCCTCCCACGTTTGTTGTAAAGTTTGTATTAATTGCTGTGGCACTTTCGAAAGTGCCAAATCTTGGCAGCACGTGCAATCTCCTTTTAAAGCATATGTTGAGTCCACTTAAAGGATCTCTCGCTAAATGGTAGCGCTGCGCTCCAAAGAAACACTCTTTTCTTCACATCCTACGTTTGTAAAAACCGTCGGTCTTTCCAGGATTTAACTCTCCCATCAACAAAACGGTACTATCTGCAGGAACTCACCTGCAATGGGAGGTCAAAGTAAGCTTTAAGCAATTCAAGACGATTATCCTGCTATACAAGGGAAGTTTTTCTTCGGCTTTCAGGTTTACAAATCTGTGTTAGTCggagtttgcatttgttaactcTTGAGAAAAATAGCCATTTGTGCCagtcaatcaattaatcaatcaatcaatttaagtgtactttctcttttttttccaggGAAAATCCATCGATCTAAACGTTGTCATGAGACTTAGAGGTCGAGGCAATAGCAAACTCTTGGACGTATCTCGCGAGgacttttaaataattttagaGCAGCGGGCTTTCCCGGAAAGCACCACAGATACAATAGAGCCTACTTTTTAACTAAAAAGAACACAGCAGTAACAATCAGTATCAAGGAACAAAAATGCAGAACCTAACTGGAATTATTACAAGTGAAGAGCATTATTGCTCGTCGACTCCTACCGAACCAAAGACAAAGATCATTTTTTCAGCAATTAATATTCCTCTTTCCATCACTGCGTTTGTGGGGAATGTTCTCGTCATTGCTTTTCTTCCAAAGGTTTCGTCCCTTCATCCGCCATCAAAACTGTTGTTGGGTTGCCTTGCTAGCACCGATCTTTGTGTGGGCCTCGTTGCGCAGCCTCTTTATATCATCCTCCTCTTGTCTTCTGAATACTCCAAACCTTGTTATTATTCAAGGGCCCTTTTTAATTCGACTTGTGCAACCTTTTGTGCCGTATCTTTGATGACACTGACTGCAATAAGTGTGGACCGACTTCTCGCTCTGACGTTGGGGCTTCAGTACAGACAGGTGGTAACTTTGAGGAGGGTATGGGTCATTGTTGTCTGCGTTTGGCTTTACagcacaaagaatgccgtgatATCAATTTACCATCTACCCATTGGTTATAGCATCTTTGCTATAGAGGTGATCCTGTGTATAATAGTCTCGACCTGCTGCTACACGAAGATTTATCAAGTACTTCGCCAAAACCAAGTTCACTTACAGGACAATGTACGTCAAGGACAACAGAACGGGGAACAAATTGCACTCAATGTAGCACTATACAGAAAGACAGTATCCACGGCATTGTGGGTGCAGATTACATTAGTGGCTTGTTATCTCCCATTTGCCTCGGTGGCAGTCGTAGTATTTTTTTATGGCCCTCTCCCCAACCTCGCATGGCATCCCCCATTAGCTCTTGTTATGTTGAACTCGACCCTAAGTCCATTTCTTTATTGTTGGAAGATAAGGGAAATGAAACAAGCAGTGAAGGACACCATCACACAAATGTGTTGTTTCTGTAATTAATCGTCGTAGCCAATGCTACAATCTCAATTCACTTCAGCGTTCGAAGATTCACGGCAGGAACACTAGAGGCAGTGGAGAGTTAGACCTTCCAATTTGTAGATTAAAAACAGGGCAACGATCATTTCCTTTTCGGGGAGCAAAGTTGTATAACAACCTCCCAAACGAGATTAATCAAACTTCCGATGTTCAAAAGTTTAAGGCTAAAGTCTGTAATtatttgttaaatttgtaactttTAGTTTTAGCATATTAGGATATATTCATGTAATTAGTTGTTAGTATTGACGGCGGAAGAGCCCTAGACAGGGAGCTGttcaaataaagtatgtatgtatgtatgtatgtatgtatgtgttaTTTAAACAGCCAACACCGGATACCGAGCTCTGGATTGGGTTTTATCGGATAACCATAAAAATTGAGATTGTCAGAAGCGAAATCACGCGTTTTTGCAAGATTTACTGATAGAAGAGAAAAGGGATGAAATTTTATCTGCATAGTGGCAGAAAATTCACCGACAGTTGAACTCATAACTGAGATCCCATTAATCCTAGCCAGACCGATAGAAAATGTGCTTAGCTTTTAAAAAAGTGCAGTTTGAAATGTAAGAAGTTGAATTACTGTGCTCAATTTCTGCTCCTTGATTAACGTGACTTGCATGGCACAACCAATTTATCTCGCTATAATTTTCTAAATGTCTAGTGTTTAGTTAGAAAGTATCAATGCTAGTATCAAGGCTCATTTCCGCCATCAGCAGGTGCATTTTTACTATTAAATAGGGTTACTATTTGTGCACACGTTTCACCATGATAAAAATACACAGGGTGGAGAGATGAAATTGAATCTGAATTTGCATCTGAATAAGAGTTTGAAATAATTGATATTGGAACACTTAGGATAGCTATTTTAAATAGTTTAATCAAAAGAACCAGTCTACCAGTGACTGTTATATATGATTGTGATATAGAGTCTACTGTTCTTATGTCATCGTGTTAACTACTTTCTTCTtctcgaattttcaaagcaaatgTGTCTTGATCTTTACCGGAcacaaatattattttatttggctgaaaaaaatatacatgaaaatgaaaacaggTCAGGTTTTAAATAGCTTAAAGCTcgttgcaacaacaacaacgggcATCGTTTATAGAATTTTAGCGCAAAGGAACAAAGTTAAATTAAACTAAATAAAACATGCACAGTGATTGGCGCATTCAGATTCgagtttttcttgctttttgaaGCGGTCAATCAGATTTTTCAAGCTTTAAAGCGATTTTTTTCGTTTATGACTCTAGTGATATCACAAGGTTTTCAATCACTGCTGGACCGGCTGAATACTGGGAACAATCTTAGTTCACCGTGAATAAATACGACTATTTTAAAggtaaatacaagaaaaacaatttcGTTCCAACCGCCATATTGGTTTTAAATCAGGACGGAGGGACGGAGGTGTCTTTTCCACTGATTTAGCGTTTATAACTTATCGATACAGGCCAGATTTTGTCAACCAGAAATGATCTGGGATTGGTGAGGACAATTTCTTGAAGCTTGAGTGAGGCAAATAAAAATTCATactgaatttaattttttcgcaaaaaccTCGAAAACCCCATCATGGCGATCACCATGGAGGTTTCTGCACTTAACTGTACTTTGGATTCGTATCATCATGAGAATTGATAGCAAGTTGTGAACATCAGTTAAAAAGGCATTAATTCTTGCCTAAGCTACCTAGGAACAAGTTTT includes these proteins:
- the LOC138045591 gene encoding adenosine receptor A3-like translates to MQNLTGIITSEEHYCSSTPTEPKTKIIFSAINIPLSITAFVGNVLVIAFLPKVSSLHPPSKLLLGCLASTDLCVGLVAQPLYIILLLSSEYSKPCYYSRALFNSTCATFCAVSLMTLTAISVDRLLALTLGLQYRQVVTLRRVWVIVVCVWLYSTKNAVISIYHLPIGYSIFAIEVILCIIVSTCCYTKIYQVLRQNQVHLQDNVRQGQQNGEQIALNVALYRKTVSTALWVQITLVACYLPFASVAVVVFFYGPLPNLAWHPPLALVMLNSTLSPFLYCWKIREMKQAVKDTITQMCCFCN